The Malus sylvestris chromosome 14, drMalSylv7.2, whole genome shotgun sequence genome segment CGCCTTCGTCTTTTAACTTTCCCGCATAAAAGATAACACCAATTTTATTATACGTCGGTATGATGCAGGAAAATTGGTACTGATCTGAAGCTCGTGGGTGCACGAGGAAACTTGACTCCATACAACCACAAAAAACACATGTTTTCTAGAGTCTAACCAAGGATCAATGGCTAGACATGATCATTGCATGTCCTTCATGAAACACAACTTGAGGTACTTCTCCTTATCTTAACtcctaattcatctaatattgATGAATCTAGTACtgcttcaattcatccaatagtTACTAGATCAAAGAGTGGTGTTTTACCACAAAGAAGCTACAAATGATATCTTGCAGCCTTATCTGAGCTTCAATCTTTGCAATTAACTCAAGATGAATTTTTGGTGGAGGTTTCTCTTCTCTAGCTAGCAATATTGATGTTGCATAACCAATAACTTTCAGAAAGGCATCATCCATGCCACAATGGCAGAATGCAATGCAAGAGGAATACAATTCCCTCAGGGCTCAAGGAACATGGGAACTTGTATCACCACCAGTTGAGAGATCAATCATTGGCAGCAAATGGGTATACAAACTCAAAAAGAACCTTGATGGGTCTATATCAAGGTATAAAACTAGGTTGGTAGCACAAGGATTTTCACAAGAACAAGGAGTTGATTACTTAGAAACCTTTAGTCCTGTTGTTAGACACACAACAGTGAGAATATTACTAGCATCGGCTACAATCAATCATTGAGATTTAAGACAGTTAGATAACAAGAATGCATTCTTGCATGGTGATctacaaaagaaaatttacaTGAAACAGCCTAAAGGATTTGTGGATATGGCTAGTCCGTCATATGTTTGCAAGTTAATTAAGTCATTGTATGGTCTTAAGCAAGCTTCGAGAGCTTGGAACTCAAAATTCACAAGTTACTTACCTGCAATGGGGTTTAAAGCTTCTGCTTCTGACTCAAGTTTGTTTGTTAAGCAAAGTGATAGTGATGTTGTCATTCTACTGCTATACGTAGATGATACTTACTGGATCAAATCCTAGCAAGGTGCAAAGTGTTATTCGAGCTTAAAGATATGGGAAAGCTGACTTACTTCCTTGGTTTGCAAGTTAACTACAAAAAGAATGGTGATATTTGTGTAAACCAGTCTAAGTACATAAAGGATTTGTTGCATAAAGCTGGTACGTAATCCTGCAAACCAGTATCTACACCATGCAAGCCTCATAATCCATTGTTAGTCACTGAAGGCACTATGTTGACTGATCTAAGTTTGTATTGCAGCATTGTTGGTTCCCTGCAATATCTAACCTTTACAAGGCCATATATTGCATATGCGGTCAATTATGTATGTCAGGTCATGGCTTCTCCCACAGAGATATATTTTGGGGCAGTGAAAAGAATCTTGAGATTCCTAAAAGGAACTCTACAAACTGGTATAACTTTTTCAGCTGATACTGCAGTATGAATTACAGCCTTTAGTGACTCTGATTGGGCTGCAGATTTGAACACAAGAAGATCTGTGACAGGGTATGTGGTATACATTGGCAATAATCCAGTTTCATGGCAATCAAAGAAGTAGGATTTTGTGTCACGAAGCTCTACAGAAACTGAGTATAAAGCATTAACTCATACTGCAGCCGATGTTGCTTGGATAAGGAATGTTCTTGGGGATATGGTAGTTGTTTTACCTTTCATCCAGTGATATATTGTGACAACAAATCTGCAATTGCATTAAGTGCAAATCCAGTTTTGTCACTCGAGGATCAAACACTTAGACACAAACTATCACTTTGTAAGGGAGAGAGTTCAAAAGGGAGATCTACATGTTCAATATCTACCTACTAAAGATCAAACTGCAAACATACTAACTAAGGGATTGCATAgtccttcatttcttaagcatTCATTCAATCTCAAGCTTGGAGGCCCAagtgagattgaggggggatgttgacTGATATACACATATGCAACAGGTTTGACAGATGGCTTACACGTCAGCAGAGGTTGTTAGGATTGTTGTTAGACTGTTAAAAGGATAAGAAAGTTAGTTAATTATTAGTGGCTTAACTGTGAAGCTAAGATTGTAGCCTATATAACAGAAATCTCTGTAATCTCAATACACAACAGTTCATTCattcactctttctctctctctctattcctCTGTGATATTTTCTTTCactcttcttcttattcttccatACTTAGCTTAATGTTAATACACCATATTAATATTAAGAATGTTAAATGGTTTGGTGGAATTCGATTGTAATTCAGATGCAATTCGGTGACAATGACAGAAAATCTCAATATTTATTTACAAATAAACTCTAAATTAAAGGTATGATAAATAACACCGAAATTTACTACGTTAGAAAACAATAGCCAACTCTGTAAATAAAGCATGATAGATGATGACGGTGTGCAAGAATTTGGTATCGAGTCTGATGAGGGTGTTGAAACAATTAGAAGATTTGGCATCGAATGCGAAAGTCGACCTTTAACTGTGGATATGCAAAAGTAAATGTTTACAATCTAGGACACGGAAAAACCAACTTGATGAAACTTTTGCATTAGTATAAGATTTAACTAAGATTAAAGCTAACCAATAATCCTAGTTTATTAATTATGAGATTAAGATCTAGCTAGTTACAAGGGTCAAAGTTGTATGATCCTGAATGATTACTGTTGCTCCCTTCCAGTTGCACCTATAATAATGTGGGTTTTCCCAGGTAGATGTCCAAAGTTTAATGAATTACTTGCTGGATTTGCAGGCCTTTACTACTAAATGAATGCTTGTTAATCGTAATCAGAATATTTAACTTTTCTTGTCAAGTGTGTAGTAGTTGTTCAAGATTTTGAAATATACAATTTGTCACGTGATATCATCTTGAGTTCACATGAGATGGCCAGGAATGTGCACAAATATAAAACAACAAGATAAATGATAAGGAGATTTTCATGGAATCTTTGGTACCTCATGTTtttggtataatgttttataatgctAATATGagaattgacgttaaactgtgaAGTGACTAAGAATCCCACTTTGAGAGAGatcccttagcatttctcaaacAAGAAATTGTAAAGAGTAATTTACTTCAATatcaattattttatttccttaaCACAGATGATTTGGACTTGATCGTGTAAATCTAGGCATTGCATTTGCTATATTATCGAACCAAATAGTCAAAATATGTATACAAATCTAGGCATTACATATTTGATATATTAATCGATACCAACGCAAAAACAGATCAGAGCAGAAGCTTTTAGTTATAGTGATAGAATACATATTTCTAATGTGTGGTGCTATCCACATGATCCCTTATTAATTTctgaattttaatttatttgatttgatggTCGAAAAATTAAAAGGTgagtaaaaagtaaaaagaggtATGCGAAAAGCACTACCCTCTCTATTTTACTAGcataatttcatatatataggatTATGAATTATCTGTAAAGCTAAAGttgatacaaaaataaatattaaggGAGATATAAGAGGGACCATATCAATTGCTAGCCATATTTCAGAGACAGAAAAATCTGATAGAGTGGTGGCTCCACTTTTCTTTGATCTTGTAGTATCACTATTGTTTGCTCCTAATTTCAACAACCGAGCATGGAACCTTTCAGCGGTCCCCTACCCCATTGCAATATCATGGCAATTGGTCAAGCATGGAGAGGGATATTTGAAACACAATAATTTCCCTTGAGCAATCATATGATACAGTAGTCAGCTCTAATTCCTAAAAGCTTCAAATAATGCGGTCAAAATCTTATTACAAAATAAAGAAGAGAACGAATGCATTGTATTACATACATGCATGTGTATTCTATGTTAGGTGTAACCCTGTAAGACGAGTTTAACATTCCTATATACATGTTTAATCGTTTTTTAGTCTCGTTCTTGAAATGTTCAAAGTTTGAAAAAGAAAGTGTCTTAGACTCTCTTCCTAAGTTTTGATCCCTCCGTCACTACTTATGTTTACATACATAGAAATAGTAAGTGGTCGAAATTTTGCTTTTTGACATTTTCTATGTTTATTTTCTCTACATTTACTAACACATGCGGGATCAAAACATTTTCGGCATTAATTAACAATCCTTAATTTTATACTTGAAAACCTAAGAATTTCATGGGTTATTGTTTGCTAGGATTTACCTACTCCAATTCTTTATCATCACTCTTTCTGACTTCCCTCGTTTAAACAAATAAGCATGGCAGAAGATGAGCATGGGATTGTTTTTCTAATCTAAATACGTTGCTTTGTTTGGCCGCCATGGAAAGGGATAAAAAAAGGCAGAAGCAGAAAGCCAAAAGCCCGAGCTTTGGCTACCGCTTTTGGAAGTCCTTTTGTAACGTAAATCAGAGAATGACCGAAGCCCCGATCCgctcacatgcattcgacacgTACATATCTAACGTGTTCAAAAGCTGAGACTTCTCAAACTTTGTATTCAAATAGCATGACCTAGTCGGACGGACCCACACCTCCTCCCCGAGAGAAACCGCAAAGCTTCTTCACGTTTTTCTGTTGGTTTTGCAGGAAACCCTAAAAACTGAAACTCGAAAAGTTTCTCacgctttcttcttctcttttgaCTTGTTTGGTGGGCAATGCGAAACGAAACGGCTGCGTCTTGATCTGGTGGTCTAATGGTGTGTGCTACAGTGTAACACAAGGCATGAGGGCGTGCAATAATGGAATAATAAAATGGATTATTATTagtgttgttgttattgtttgATGCTCTTTGAAATTCATGgggtctttttcttttgtggtccTATAGAATTATATTTATATGGGGCATGCTATTGCTATCTTTAAATTTGTCAATACGTTTTGGAATTGAAAAGTCACTATGTTGGTAGGTCTTGGTTCGTAGTTTTGTGGTGGCATACGTGgattacaattttatttttatccctTCCTTATGAAGAAAGATTAATGatataaactaaaattaaaatggaAAGTAATTAATGAATCTTATTCTTGGTTTTAGgtatttaattacaaatttaaataaaaatatatatacattttttaTTCCATATGCATTAGTAAACATAAGGGAAGGTTaagaagtgaaaaaaaaaaaattcataccgatattttaataaacacaaaaaaacatgaaaataaaaataatttcaagTGCTATTCTAAgtaagcatgccataaaacaatATCTATTTATTCTCTATCACTGAGACATGAGAGCATATGAAGCCGGTTTATGCAATCCAGTAGCATCGATACTGTTGCGTGCGTTTCTATTTACACAGATAAATTTTTTAGTGTTTCGGAAACATAGTTTGatacatcaaatattttaacataatttgtcaattttttttctaatttttaattaatgtgtATTACTACACTTGGCGTATCAAGTCGCACACTAAAAATCCCTTCAAAGCAGGCGCGTGGGAAGCATTAATAGTGTATACTGTTCTTTCATGTGGTAAAGTGGCAGTAAACCACGAACGTTAGATGACATGTCGCAAATGGAACGCATCTATTTGTTTTTCCAAAGCATCTAATTAAGCAACAACCCCtcaattcgaaaaaaaaagaaaaaaaagaaaaaaggaacaaCCCCTCAAAGACTCCAAACCTCTCCTTTGTCCAGCCAACCAATCACGGATCTCCACGTCAAGAAAAATTAGACCTAAATCACTAAACTACCCCTATATCAAACTTTAttatcttttggaccataattacAGAAGTAATATAAGCAAAAGATGATAAGTGGGGCGTTGGTGACTTGGTGGATGGCTATAAAGAGCTTGTTCTAGAGCTCAAACCACCTCCTCTTTCCCCCTACCTTCTATTCCCTTTTCTTAACTTCAttcttgagagagagaaagagagcgaaggagagagagaaaatgggaAATTGTCAAGCGATTGATGCAGCAACACTGGTAGTACAGCACCCAAGTGGGAAAGAAGAGAAGTTTTATTGGGCAGTGAGTGCAAGTGAGATTATGAAGATGAACCCTGGCCACTATGTTGCTCTTCTCATCTCCACCACCTTGTGTCCCTCGAATCCCACCACCGACAAGGGCGGTGACAGGAAAGACAAGAACTCGAATCCGGACGACAGCAAGAACACCGCTCCTTCGCTTCGCGTGACGCGCATAAAGCTCCTCAGGCCAACCGATTCTCTTGTTCTTGGCAAAGTTTACAGACTCATCACCactcaaggtttaaacttttactcaaatttttattaatatttttaagggagactttggatgcggtccctagttatgaacagtctttgactgaaaccttgttggttttcaatttttgatccaagtccctgaaattaattgataatttatttctatgtaagttactatattttttaaattaaaaattaaaatttatagttgtttatagtaatgagatttaaaaaaaaaaaccacaatttgtgggattaaaaatattaaaatataaatatactattgtgtgtgtgtgtgtaaacatgggtacattcataaaaaataacaaaaaaattattgtatcaaaacatgggtacattcttcaaaatgggtacatttagcaaaaataaaaatgggtacaaataaataaaaaaatatgggtacaatacaaataaaactttaaaaaatatgggcacaaaaagaaattaatatatgggtacaaattaaaactgaaaggaaaattggtacaaattaaaaaagggttgcaaattaaaaataggtacaaactaaaaataaaaatatatgataaaaaatttagccataaatataaatatactaattgtaacatttttaatattaaataaatatatttagaaataaaaaatattttattattgaaataattaatgatattattaatacaaaggaccttgatcaaaaattgaaaagtaata includes the following:
- the LOC126598466 gene encoding uncharacterized protein LOC126598466; its protein translation is MGNCQAIDAATLVVQHPSGKEEKFYWAVSASEIMKMNPGHYVALLISTTLCPSNPTTDKGGDRKDKNSNPDDSKNTAPSLRVTRIKLLRPTDSLVLGKVYRLITTQEVMKGLWAKKQAKVKRNNNHQVEGEQKPQVERVMREKQVLTSARRSETSELEKDIQVNNKHERGGHRPRTTTTSRTWQPSLHSISEAAS